From one Leguminivora glycinivorella isolate SPB_JAAS2020 chromosome 5, LegGlyc_1.1, whole genome shotgun sequence genomic stretch:
- the LOC125226710 gene encoding uncharacterized protein LOC125226710 has product MATSNSVGLFSSFNHQQQEWLTYKNRLEQWFIANNIDQASDKAGVRRRAILLSALTESTYQLASNLALPDVLETKSYSEVVELLDAHFTPKRCVFAERYHFHSATQKVGETSAQWAARLRGLAAYCQFKNIEEALLDRFIMGMQSGKEREKLFSKELGELTLAKAIDIAESVRCARAAASATLAAAATAAVPGAESLLKIGETTAGRGNKCSVCGLSSHKAENCRYVNYKCKRCKKKGHLRKMCNLKYVESEEVSEDDDGIQNTLLQGNHQHSWYLVDN; this is encoded by the exons ATGGCAACTTCAAACTCGGTTGGCTTGTTTTCAAGTTTTAATCATCAACAGCAAGAATGGCTTACGTACAAAAATAGGCTAGAACAGTGGTTCATCGCAAACAACATCGATCAAGCAAGCGACAAAGCGGGTGTGAGAAGGCGCGCCATCTTGTTAAGTGCGCTTACGGAAAGTACCTATCAATTAGCAAGTAATCTTGCACTGCCTGATGTTCTTGAAACTAAAAGTTATAGTGAAGTGGTGGAGTTGTTGGATGCGCATTTTACTCCGAAGCGCTGCGTCTTCGCGGAGCGTTATCacttccattcggctacgcagaaGGTAGGCGAAACTTCGGCGCAGTGGGCCGCGCGGCTGCGCGGGCTCGCGGCGTATTGCCAGTTCAAGAACATTGAGGAGGCGCTTTTGGACAGATTCATCATGGGCATGCAGTCTGGAAAAGAGCGTGAAAAATTGTTTTCGAAGGAGCTCGGCGAACTCACCCTAGCGAAAGCAATAGACATCGCTGAAAGTGTGCGGTGCGCGCGCGCCGCAGCCAGCGCGACCTTGGCGGCCGCCGCGACGGCGGCGGTGCCCGGCGCTGAGAGCCTGTTAAAAATCGGCGAAACTACGGCGGGTCGCGGGAATAAGTGTTCTGTGTGCGGTCTAAGTAGTCATAAAGCTGAAAACTGTCGTTACGTAAATTACAAGTGCAAAAGGTGTAAAAAAAAGGGTCATTTACGTAAGATGTGTAACCTCAAATACGTTGAGTCGGAGGAGGTGAGCGAAGATGATGATG GAATTCAAAACACACTACTACAGGGAAATCACCAGCACAGCTGGTATTTGGTAGACAATTGA